A genomic window from Lycium barbarum isolate Lr01 chromosome 4, ASM1917538v2, whole genome shotgun sequence includes:
- the LOC132635237 gene encoding SUPPRESSOR OF ABI3-5 isoform X3 — MDPGRYGPHQGWENNSALEGYRGVHEPDFRAGGSYDDRRFVDDRFSRDGVYPRGAYHRDILEGEHYPHPPPAVGHWPQTRRRSYEEEYPVERDSRRHEKPYVDSYHEIREADKYHEINTFRDGYRSFDNYPDAGFDRPARYGGREHDELYDDYDYRHRMAHPNREDSRERDYEYSRYSYESDYERGSRRDGNCRRRESRERERDKESSRERDPSPYKRHEHSRSRSRGHDDHLRSRSPRSRSHSRSHREDSYDDGRYDRSERRRDRDDKRYHDNYSVAPSATVVVKGLSQKTTEEDLYQILAEWGPLRHVRVIKERNSGVSRGFAFIDFPSAGAAQAMMDKLGDEGLVVDGRKLFFEYSKPTGGPGGLDSASRSNHGHHRSITVPSDWMCTICGCVNFARRTSCFQCNEPRTDDAPPADMASSNSSTLGRRGEAGPTHVLVVRGLDENADEEMLRYEFSKHAPIKDLRLVRDKFTHVSRGFAFVHFYSVEEATKALEATNGTTLEKNGQILRVAYAKSILGPGSSGSQASSLAAAAIEAATFAQQYDAVGWAPKEYNPDDKLSTGGQEHSGEVAGQNSAPSSGFVWDEASGYYYDAASGFYYDGNTGLYYDGNNGLWYSYDQKTQQYVPCTNQNESKAAAGPTETAKSSDGSNTKKVVISAPASTIAGEKAASLPDAIQAAASAAIAAEKKEKERAKEIKLASKSSILANKKKMSNVLSMWKQRSHEGQAPRVALEDNQTAGEDRSNSVGPTAKAKLKAETLTTRENPTANSGLVGSSTFQSVSSESQDRPRSLTNSSGGTLKGVIRGSGLGVVKSDTLYTGSSGSAPTSHSMPPTSGPSSLTNADATAAPFRTDASALGAYTPPVPSGSKRRFSEMPSQPPPSIKEQSQTTYRDRAAERRSLYGSSSAFGDDASDHGDSNRDSTSRRGVFDPTPFPPGVGGGRSAEANSQSFEVISADRAIDESNVGNRMLRNMGWQEGLGLGKDGSGMVEPVQAQSTGHRAGLGSQPKKVVDPTLEVQSGDSYKTLIQKKAIARFREMS, encoded by the exons ATGGATCCTGGTCGATATGGCCCCCATCAAGGATGGGAAAATAACAGC GCTTTGGAGGGTTATAGAGGAGTGCACGAGCCAGATTTCCG CGCTGGTGGTTCTTATGATGATAGGAGGTTTGTAGATGATAGATTTTCAAGGGACGGTGTTTACCCACGGGGCGCCTATCACCGTGATATACTGGAAGGAGAGCACTACCCTCATCCGCCACCAGCAGTTGGACATTGGCCTCAAACAAGGAGAAGAAGTTATGAAGAAGAGTACCCTGTGGAGAGGGATTCCAGGAGGCATGAGAAGCCGTACGTTGATTCATATCACGAAATTCGTGAAGCTGATAAGTATCATGAGATTAACACATTCAGAGATGGTTATCGCAGTTTTGACAACTACCCTGATGCTGGATTTGACAGGCCTGCTAGGTATGGGGGACGGGAGCATGATGAactctatgatgattatgactacAGACATCGTATGGCGCACCCCAACAGGGAGGATAGCCGTGAAAGAGACTACGAGTACAGCAGATACAGTTATGAATCAGACTATGAACGAGGCAGTAGGAGAGATGGTAATTGCAGACGACGTGAATCCCGCGAGCGCGAACGTGACAAAGAATCGAGTCGTGAGAGGGATCCGAGTCCATATAAAAGGCACGAGCATTCCCGTTCACGTTCTCGAGGTCATGATGATCACCTGAGGTCAAGGTCTCCTCGAAGTCGAAGTCATAGTCGCAGTCATAGAGAAGACAGTTATGATGATGGCCGATATGATAGAAGTGAGAGACGAAGAGATCGTGATGATAAAAGATACCATGACAATTATTCTGTG GCTCCTTCAGCAACTGTTGTTGTCAAAGGTCTTTCACAGAAAACTACTGAAGAAGATTTGTATCAGATCCTT GCTGAGTGGGGGCCCCTACGCCATGTTCGTGTGATCAAAGAACGAAATTCTGGCGTTTCTCGTGGTTTTGCTTTTATTGATTTCCCTTCTGCG GGTGCGGCGCAAGCAATGATGGACAAACTTGGGGATGAGGGTCTAGTTGTGGATGGTAGGAAGCTTTTTTTCGAGTACAG CAAGCCAACTGGAGGGCCTGGTGGTCTAGACAGTGCTTCAAGATCTAATCATGGTCACCATCGGAGCATCACTGTTCCATCTGATTGGATGTGCACCATCTGTGGATGCGTGAATTTTGCACGGCGAACATCTTGCTTCCAG TGTAATGAGCCACGGACAGATGATGCTCCTCCAGCAGACATGGCATCATCCAACTCTAGCACTCTGGGGAGGAGAGGTGAAGCAG GTCCCACACATGTCTTGGTTGTCCGTGGATTAGATGAAAATGCAGATGAGGAAATGCTTCGTTATGAATTTTCCAAACATGCTCCTATTAAG GATCTTCGTCTTGTCAGAGACAAGTTCACTCACGTCTCGAGGGGATTTGCTTTTGTGCACTTCTATTCG gtGGAGGAAGCTACTAAAGCTCTTGAAGCAACAAATGGGACAACTTTAGAGAAGAATGGGCAGATTCTTAGAGTTGCGTATGCAAAAAGCATCCTAGGACCGGGATCAAGTGGTTCTCAGGCTAGTAGCCTTGCTGCTGCTGCTATTGAAGCAGCAACTTTTGCTCAACAG TATGATGCTGTTGGATGGGCACCAAAAGAGTATAATCCTGATGATAAGTTGTCTACTGGTGGACAAGAGCACAGTGGAGAAGTTGCTGGTCAAAATTCTGCTCCATCATCTGGATTTGTCTGGGATGAAGCCTCTGGGTATTATTATGACGCCGCTTCTGGTTTTTATTATGATGGAAATACAG GGTTGTATTATGACGGTAACAATGGACTCTGGTATTCTTATGATCAGAAGACTCAGCAATATGTACCCTGCACAAATCAGAATGAAAGCAAAGCAGCAGCAGGACCAACTGAAACTGCCAAGTCATCAGATGGCTCAAACACTAAGAAAGTCGTTATATCTGCACCAGCTTCTACAATAGCTGGTGAGAAGGCTGCCTCACTACCGGACGCTATCCAGGCTGCTGCCTCTGCAGCAATAGCTGCtgaaaagaaagagaaggagagggCAAAAGAGATAAAACTTGCGTCGAAAAGCAGTATCCTTGCCAATAAGAAGAAAATGAGTAATGTATTGTCAATGTGGAAGCAAAGAAGTCATGAAGGTCAAGCCCCCCGTGTGGCGCTTGAAGACAACCAGACCGCGGGTGAAGACAGATCTAACTCAGTAGGACCCACTGCAAAGGCTAAGTTAAAAGCTGAGACCTTGACGACTAGAGAGAATCCTACAGCCAATTCAGGACTTGTAGGAAGCTCAACTTTTCAATCTGTGAGTTCTGAGTCTCAGGATAGGCCTAGGTCTCTGACTAACAGCTCTGGGGGCACTCTAAAGGGTGTCATAAGAGGTTCTGGTTTAGGGGTGGTGAAATCAGATACTCTATATACAGGATCATCTGGAAGTGCACCCACGTCACACTCCATGCCACCAACCTCAGGTCCATCTTCATTAACAAATGCAGATGCCACTGCAGCACCCTTTAGGACTGATGCATCTGCATTGGGTGCGTATACACCCCCAGTACCATCTGGTAGTAAAAGAAGGTTCTCAGAGATGCCATCACAGCCTCCTCCGTCTATCAAGGAACAGTCTCAAACTACATACCGAGATCGTGCTGCTGAGAGGAGGAGCTTATATGGTTCATCTTCAGCTTTTGGAGATGATGCATCAGATCATGGAGATTCAA ATCGGGATTCAACATCCAGAAGAGGTGTTTTTGATCCAACTCCTTTCCCGCCCGGTGTTGGAGGTGGACGTAGTGCGGAAGCAAATAGTCAGAGCTTTGAGGTTATCAGTGCTGACAGGGCTATCGATGAGAGTAATGTGGGCAATCGTATGCTCCGCAACATGGGATGGCAGGAGGGCTTG GGATTGGGGAAGGATGGAAGTGGTATGGTAGAGCCAGTCCAAGCTCAAAGCACTGGACATAGAGCCGGACTGGGAAGTCAGCCCAAGAAGGTGGTGGACCCAACCCTTGAAGTACAGTCTGGTGACAGTTACAAGACACTCATACAAAAAAAGGCTATAGCTAGGTTCAGAGAGATGTCATAA
- the LOC132635237 gene encoding SUPPRESSOR OF ABI3-5 isoform X5, with translation MAHPNREDSRERDYEYSRYSYESDYERGSRRDGNCRRRESRERERDKESSRERDPSPYKRHEHSRSRSRGHDDHLRSRSPRSRSHSRSHREDSYDDGRYDRSERRRDRDDKRYHDNYSVAPSATVVVKGLSQKTTEEDLYQILAEWGPLRHVRVIKERNSGVSRGFAFIDFPSAGAAQAMMDKLGDEGLVVDGRKLFFEYSSSKPTGGPGGLDSASRSNHGHHRSITVPSDWMCTICGCVNFARRTSCFQCNEPRTDDAPPADMASSNSSTLGRRGEAGPTHVLVVRGLDENADEEMLRYEFSKHAPIKDLRLVRDKFTHVSRGFAFVHFYSVEEATKALEATNGTTLEKNGQILRVAYAKSILGPGSSGSQASSLAAAAIEAATFAQQYDAVGWAPKEYNPDDKLSTGGQEHSGEVAGQNSAPSSGFVWDEASGYYYDAASGFYYDGNTGLYYDGNNGLWYSYDQKTQQYVPCTNQNESKAAAGPTETAKSSDGSNTKKVVISAPASTIAGEKAASLPDAIQAAASAAIAAEKKEKERAKEIKLASKSSILANKKKMSNVLSMWKQRSHEGQAPRVALEDNQTAGEDRSNSVGPTAKAKLKAETLTTRENPTANSGLVGSSTFQSVSSESQDRPRSLTNSSGGTLKGVIRGSGLGVVKSDTLYTGSSGSAPTSHSMPPTSGPSSLTNADATAAPFRTDASALGAYTPPVPSGSKRRFSEMPSQPPPSIKEQSQTTYRDRAAERRSLYGSSSAFGDDASDHGDSNRDSTSRRGVFDPTPFPPGVGGGRSAEANSQSFEVISADRAIDESNVGNRMLRNMGWQEGLGLGKDGSGMVEPVQAQSTGHRAGLGSQPKKVVDPTLEVQSGDSYKTLIQKKAIARFREMS, from the exons ATGGCGCACCCCAACAGGGAGGATAGCCGTGAAAGAGACTACGAGTACAGCAGATACAGTTATGAATCAGACTATGAACGAGGCAGTAGGAGAGATGGTAATTGCAGACGACGTGAATCCCGCGAGCGCGAACGTGACAAAGAATCGAGTCGTGAGAGGGATCCGAGTCCATATAAAAGGCACGAGCATTCCCGTTCACGTTCTCGAGGTCATGATGATCACCTGAGGTCAAGGTCTCCTCGAAGTCGAAGTCATAGTCGCAGTCATAGAGAAGACAGTTATGATGATGGCCGATATGATAGAAGTGAGAGACGAAGAGATCGTGATGATAAAAGATACCATGACAATTATTCTGTG GCTCCTTCAGCAACTGTTGTTGTCAAAGGTCTTTCACAGAAAACTACTGAAGAAGATTTGTATCAGATCCTT GCTGAGTGGGGGCCCCTACGCCATGTTCGTGTGATCAAAGAACGAAATTCTGGCGTTTCTCGTGGTTTTGCTTTTATTGATTTCCCTTCTGCG GGTGCGGCGCAAGCAATGATGGACAAACTTGGGGATGAGGGTCTAGTTGTGGATGGTAGGAAGCTTTTTTTCGAGTACAG CAGTAGCAAGCCAACTGGAGGGCCTGGTGGTCTAGACAGTGCTTCAAGATCTAATCATGGTCACCATCGGAGCATCACTGTTCCATCTGATTGGATGTGCACCATCTGTGGATGCGTGAATTTTGCACGGCGAACATCTTGCTTCCAG TGTAATGAGCCACGGACAGATGATGCTCCTCCAGCAGACATGGCATCATCCAACTCTAGCACTCTGGGGAGGAGAGGTGAAGCAG GTCCCACACATGTCTTGGTTGTCCGTGGATTAGATGAAAATGCAGATGAGGAAATGCTTCGTTATGAATTTTCCAAACATGCTCCTATTAAG GATCTTCGTCTTGTCAGAGACAAGTTCACTCACGTCTCGAGGGGATTTGCTTTTGTGCACTTCTATTCG gtGGAGGAAGCTACTAAAGCTCTTGAAGCAACAAATGGGACAACTTTAGAGAAGAATGGGCAGATTCTTAGAGTTGCGTATGCAAAAAGCATCCTAGGACCGGGATCAAGTGGTTCTCAGGCTAGTAGCCTTGCTGCTGCTGCTATTGAAGCAGCAACTTTTGCTCAACAG TATGATGCTGTTGGATGGGCACCAAAAGAGTATAATCCTGATGATAAGTTGTCTACTGGTGGACAAGAGCACAGTGGAGAAGTTGCTGGTCAAAATTCTGCTCCATCATCTGGATTTGTCTGGGATGAAGCCTCTGGGTATTATTATGACGCCGCTTCTGGTTTTTATTATGATGGAAATACAG GGTTGTATTATGACGGTAACAATGGACTCTGGTATTCTTATGATCAGAAGACTCAGCAATATGTACCCTGCACAAATCAGAATGAAAGCAAAGCAGCAGCAGGACCAACTGAAACTGCCAAGTCATCAGATGGCTCAAACACTAAGAAAGTCGTTATATCTGCACCAGCTTCTACAATAGCTGGTGAGAAGGCTGCCTCACTACCGGACGCTATCCAGGCTGCTGCCTCTGCAGCAATAGCTGCtgaaaagaaagagaaggagagggCAAAAGAGATAAAACTTGCGTCGAAAAGCAGTATCCTTGCCAATAAGAAGAAAATGAGTAATGTATTGTCAATGTGGAAGCAAAGAAGTCATGAAGGTCAAGCCCCCCGTGTGGCGCTTGAAGACAACCAGACCGCGGGTGAAGACAGATCTAACTCAGTAGGACCCACTGCAAAGGCTAAGTTAAAAGCTGAGACCTTGACGACTAGAGAGAATCCTACAGCCAATTCAGGACTTGTAGGAAGCTCAACTTTTCAATCTGTGAGTTCTGAGTCTCAGGATAGGCCTAGGTCTCTGACTAACAGCTCTGGGGGCACTCTAAAGGGTGTCATAAGAGGTTCTGGTTTAGGGGTGGTGAAATCAGATACTCTATATACAGGATCATCTGGAAGTGCACCCACGTCACACTCCATGCCACCAACCTCAGGTCCATCTTCATTAACAAATGCAGATGCCACTGCAGCACCCTTTAGGACTGATGCATCTGCATTGGGTGCGTATACACCCCCAGTACCATCTGGTAGTAAAAGAAGGTTCTCAGAGATGCCATCACAGCCTCCTCCGTCTATCAAGGAACAGTCTCAAACTACATACCGAGATCGTGCTGCTGAGAGGAGGAGCTTATATGGTTCATCTTCAGCTTTTGGAGATGATGCATCAGATCATGGAGATTCAA ATCGGGATTCAACATCCAGAAGAGGTGTTTTTGATCCAACTCCTTTCCCGCCCGGTGTTGGAGGTGGACGTAGTGCGGAAGCAAATAGTCAGAGCTTTGAGGTTATCAGTGCTGACAGGGCTATCGATGAGAGTAATGTGGGCAATCGTATGCTCCGCAACATGGGATGGCAGGAGGGCTTG GGATTGGGGAAGGATGGAAGTGGTATGGTAGAGCCAGTCCAAGCTCAAAGCACTGGACATAGAGCCGGACTGGGAAGTCAGCCCAAGAAGGTGGTGGACCCAACCCTTGAAGTACAGTCTGGTGACAGTTACAAGACACTCATACAAAAAAAGGCTATAGCTAGGTTCAGAGAGATGTCATAA